A portion of the Macrobrachium nipponense isolate FS-2020 chromosome 12, ASM1510439v2, whole genome shotgun sequence genome contains these proteins:
- the LOC135224877 gene encoding serine/arginine repetitive matrix protein 1-like: MTTSRGASCSPVGVKEREALMTITGQCELPRPDGNLTFTNVETMIQNVDGVELNIKHWGLRALPPSATDRQRSQGLKRRQSAISASKPTVGRAPTKRHRSPGRPRSWTETIACLCLQADGRQRSHQAPPIAREAKVLDGDNRPSLPPSRRSVMLPPSATDRQEGQGPGRRQSAVSASKPKIDNAPTKRHRSPGRPRYWTETIGHLCLTADGRHRSHQVPPIAREAKVLDGDNRPSLPPSRRSAALPPSATRSPPGRPRSLDGDNQPSLPPSRRLAELPPSATDRQGGQDPGQRQSGSSASQPTVGSAPTKRHRSPGRPRSGTETISSLYLPANNRQRSHQAPPIAREAKVLDGDNQPSLPPSRRLLALPPSATDHQGGQGTGQRQVAVSASKLTVGSTPTKRHRSPGRPRSWTETIGHLPPSQWSTTLPPSATDCQGSLGPGWRQSAVSASQMTVGSAPTKRQRSPGKPSRLLAALPPSATDRQGSLGTGRRHQPSLPPSRLLAAPPKRHRSPGKPRYWTEQSASLPPSRCWQRSHQAPPIARKSLGTGRRQSAVSASQPAVGSAPTKRHRSPGKPRYWTETISRLCLPAGCWQRSHQAPPIAREA; encoded by the exons cgctcccaccaagcgccaccgatcgccagagAAGCCAAGGTCTTAAACGGAGACAATCAGccatctctgcctccaagccaaCAGTCGGCAGAGCTCCCACCAAGCGACACCGAtcaccagggaggccaaggtcctggacggagacaatcgccTGTCTttgcctccaagccgacggtcggcagcgctcccaccaagcgccaccaatcgccagggaggccaaggtcttggacggagacaatcggccgtctctgcctccaagccgacgatCGGTaatgctcccaccaagcgccaccgatcgccaggaaggccaaggtcctggacggagacaatcggccgtctctgcctcaAAGCCGAAGATCGATaatgctcccaccaagcgccaccgatcaccAGGGAGGCCTAGGtactggacggagacaatcggccatCTCTGCCTCACAGCTGACGGTCGGCAccgctcccaccaagtgccaccaatcgccagggaggccaaggtcctggacggagacaatcggccgtctctgcctccaagccggcggtcggcagcgctcccaccaagtgccaccaGATCaccgccagggaggccaaggtcgttggacggagacaatcagccatctctgcctccaagccgacggttggcagagctcccaccaagcgccaccgatcgccagggaggccaagatcctggacAAAGACAATCAGGCTCTTCTGCCTCCCAGCCGacagtcggcagcgctcccaccaagcgccaccgatcaccagggaggccaaggtccggGACGGAGACAATCAGCAGTCTCTACCTCCCAGCCAACaatcggcagcgctcccaccaagcgccaccgattgcCAGGGAGGCTAAGGTCTTGGACGGAGACAATCAGCCGTCTCTGCCTCCCAGCCGACGGTTGttagcgctcccaccaagcgccaccgatcaccagggaggccaaggtaCTGGACAGAGACAAGtggccgtctctgcctccaagctgaCGGTCGGCagcactcccaccaagcgccaccgatcaccagggaggccaaggtcctggacggagacaatcggccatCTGCCTCCAAGCCAATGGTCGACAacgctcccaccaagtgccaccgATTGCCAGGGAAGCCTAGGTCCTGGATGGAGACAATCAGCCGTCTCTGCCTCCCAGatgacggtcggcagcgctcccaccaagcgccagcGATCGCCAGGGAAGCCTAG CCGGCTgttggcagcgctcccaccaagtgccaccgatcgccagggaagCCTAGGTACTGGACGGAGACATCAGCCGTCTCTGCCTCCCAGCCGGCTGTTGGCAGCTCCacccaagcgccaccgatcgccagggaagCCTAGGTACTGGACGGAGCAATCAGCCTCTCTGCCTCCCAGCCGGTgttggcagcgctcccaccaagcgccaccgatcgccaggaaAAGCCTAGGTACTGGACGGAGACAATCAGCCGTCTCTGCCTCCCAGCCGGCTgttggcagcgctcccaccaagcgccaccgatcgccagggaagCCTAGGTACTGGACGGAGACAATCAGCCGTCTCTGCCTCCCAGCCGGCTgttggcagcgctcccaccaagcgccaccgatcgccagggaagCCTAG